A single region of the Plasmodium reichenowi strain SY57 chromosome 9, whole genome shotgun sequence genome encodes:
- a CDS encoding serine/threonine protein kinase, FIKK family, protein MEIRCPLKYIKNKCNNKYIGLFLNLKGFVIYLLVISLYFFFLFLTEIQNKCIAKGYVNIICPRKLAENNIANDRSSYSFFNRLFRKKKTKRQKRKIDDKKIEKEETEEEKSKIKKESKDIRNENSKYEKNQNNLRCQDNNKIVSRIYDNGMNKKELLFPEYNKKNDSYIYMKDIDIATNKNNENLNANVDDVVPCVSELEKRLNSENIIIYNWELGNKTVNEFLGHADNFEMNGVNYYDWKLTNIPTKGYNTERGRGHEMFKAVIPSNGGDKKDDITLFIKKIPINLWIKQYDLMNMLYGEYLMGGENFVMEVMVYAFLTKYYPGISPKLYKVLVVPEDRSNALNISTSYMSKDIISFNYIINRMLIKNMKGYVVMVSEYYGKDTYKYLRKKGGIYRDISENERKKIIHEWIKLVSRLHDTGLSHLDISPENTLIGKNHKMRLCDFAKSTPLYTYYLRHRKNPNGLCLFQSCCPTVGKPKYEPPECIDLWRKLKEMKISNALMHLRNIEDQEERKKYYFDVACVDKYMLGIMLIWIWDYKYLWNKADSLEDNDFILFKENNMNLDIFPTTQSWPEELKHIISQLLVLETRKNLQFKDLINHPWFSCNE, encoded by the exons ATGGAAATAAGATGTCCCCTTAAgtatataaagaataaatgcaataataaatatattggtctttttttgaatttaaAAGGTTTTGTTATATATCTTTTGGTTATctcattatattttttcttttta TTTTTGACagaaatacaaaataaatgtattgCAAAAGGATAcgtaaatattatatgcCCAAGAAAATTAGctgaaaataatatagcTAATGATAGATCGAGTTATTCCTTCTTTAATCGTTTATttagaaagaaaaaaacaaaaagacagaaaagaaaaatagatgataagaaaatagaaaaggaagaaacagaagaagaaaaaagtaaaattaaaaaggaatcaaaagatataagaaatgaaaattctaaatatgaaaaaaatcaaaataatttaagatgtcaagataataataagataGTGAGTAgaatatatgataatggtatgaataaaaaggaattattatttcctgaatataataaaaaaaatgattcatatatctatatgaaagatatagatatagcaacaaataagaataatgaGAATTTAAATGCTAATGTGGATGACGTAGTTCCTTGTGTAAGTGAATTAGAGAAACGATTGAATTCGGaaaacattattatatataattggGAATTAGGAAATAAAACTGTAAATGAATTTCTTGGTCATGCAGATAATTTTGAAATGAATGGAGTAAATTATTACGATTGGAAATTAACTAATATTCCAACAAAAGGTTATAATACGGAGAGAGGTAGGGGTCACGAAATGTTTAAAGCAGTTATTCCTTCGAATGGAGGTGATAAGAAGGATGATataacattatttattaagaAGATACCTATAAATTTATGGATAAAACAATATGATTTAATGAATATGTTATATGGAGAATATTTGATGGGTGGAGAAAATTTTGTAATGGAAGTTATGGTATACGCTtttttaacaaaatattacCCAGGTATATCACCAAAATTGTATAAAGTATTAGTTGTACCAGAAGATAGGAGTAACGctttaaatatttcaaCATCGTACATGAGTAAGgatattatttcatttaattatataataaataggatgttaataaagaatatgaaAGGATATGTAGTAATGGTTTCAGAATATTATGGTAAAGATACCTACAaatatttaagaaaaaaaggGGGAATATATCGTGATATTAGTGaaaatgaaagaaaaaaaataatacatgAATGGATAAAATTAGTAAGTAGGTTGCATGATACTGGTTTGTCTCATCTTGATATATCTCCTGAAAATACATTAATTGGTAAAAATCACAAAATGCGTTTATGTGATTTTGCTAAAAGTACACctttatatacatattatttgaGACATCGAAAGAATCCAAATGGATTATGTTTATTTCAATCGTGTTGTCCCACCGTTGGAAAACCTAAATATGAACCACCAGAATGTATAGATCTGTGgagaaaattaaaagaaatgaaaattaGTAACGCTTTAATGCATTTAAGAAATATAGAAGATCAAGaagaaaggaaaaaatattattttgatgTTGCATGTgttgataaatatatgctTGGTATTATGTTAATATGGATATGGGattacaaatatttatgGAATAAAGCTGATTCTTTGGAAGATAatgattttatattattcaagGAGAACAACATGAACTTGGATATTTTCCCAACAACGCAAAGTTGGCCAGAAGaattaaaacatataatatca cAATTGTTAGTATTAGAAACCCGGAAGAATTTACAGTTCAAGGATTTAATTAATCACCCATGGTTTTCATGTAATGAGTAA
- a CDS encoding serine/threonine protein kinase, FIKK family, whose amino-acid sequence MEYLYFIFLVLSIIQINHNTVFYRALKKRRYLSENTTENAISTKLYSDECYDKNGVINDNNSVVKYIYEEYESYKRIKKKNKLCKNILSENKLSESKLSECTLPESKLADSKFSKYKLSNDNTNENLKSHSHLNSSPSTSNSGYYLDSKCNDNINESNSATNELIEKNVSIKYPIYNWELGKACLSKYLGHSKNYFLNGVKFDEWKLVYLEDRCYNEKNGRVHKVLETEITGNNENNKRELKLFIKRIPIDMWLKQFEMMDTYNGEYIVRAENFVMEATVLSFLSAYYPGICPKFYKLLYNPDNYYMDEKISSINNINDIGIFNKLLSDSLRMDISGYILLVSESFGEDLETYLCTINNKKKLKSRKKNKKKLLFESLKLINKLHQAGICHLDFTLDNILISKDGDMRLCDFAKSTPMYSYYLRHTKKMDNLCLFQSCITSVGKNRYVPPECWVLERRYSRVSTKYPFEYLEEITDEEERKKYYFDVSCADKYMLGIVFIAIWNNSYLWYISDPIIDLNYLKYKKCNMNFNKIWTTFFWPKKLKIILRQLLDLDRRKNLNLNDLINDPWFTR is encoded by the exons atggaatatttgtatttcatttttcta GTTCTTAGCATAATACAGATTAATCACAATACTGTATTTTATAGAGCTTTGAAAAAGCGTAGATATTTAAGTGAGAATACTACTGAAAATGCAATATCAACTAAATTATATTCTGATGAGTGTTACGATAAAAATGGTgttataaatgataataattctgttgttaagtatatatatgaagaatatgaatcatataaaagaataaaaaaaaaaaataaactgtgtaaaaatatattatcagaaaataaattatcaGAAAGTAAATTATCTGAATGTACATTACCTGAAAGTAAATTAGCTGATAGTaaattttcaaaatataagtTATCTAATGATAATACTAATGAAAACTTGAAATCTCATTCACACCTAAATAGTTCTCCATCTACTTCAAATTCTGGGTATTACCTTGATTCTAAGTGTAATGATAACATTAATGAAAGTAATAGTGCCACTAATGAATTGATAGAAAAGAATGTCTCGATTAAATATCCTATATATAACTGGGAGTTAGGTAAAGCATGTTTAAGTAAATATTTGGGACATTcgaaaaattattttttaaatggTGTAAAATTTGATGAATGGAAATTAGTATACCTTGAAGACAGATGTTacaatgaaaaaaatggtAGAGTTCATAAAGTGCTTGAAACTGAAATTACAGgaaataatgaaaataataaaagagaattaaaattatttataaaaagaatacCTATAGATATGTGGTTGAAACAATTTGAAATGATGGATACATATAATGGTGAATATATTGTACGTGCAGAAAATTTTGTAATGGAAGCAACTGTATTATCCTTTTTAAGTGCTTATTATCCTGGTATATGTCCAAAATTTTATaagttattatataatccGGATAATTACTACATGGATGAAAAGATTTCatcaataaataatataaatgacatcggtatatttaataaattattaagtGATAGTTTAAGAATGGATATAAGTGGATATATATTGTTGGTATCAGAATCATTTGGTGAAGATTTAGaaacatatttatgtactataaataataagaaaaaattaaaaagtcgtaaaaagaataaaaaaaaacttttatttgaatctttaaaattaattaataaattacaTCAAGCAGGAATATGTCATTTGGATTTTACattagataatatattaatatcaaAAGATGGTGATATGAGATTGTGTGATTTTGCTAAAAGTACTCCAATGTATAGTTATTATTTAAGacatacaaaaaaaatggataatttatgtttatttcAATCATGTATTACTAGTGTTGGAAAAAATAGATATGTCCCTCCTGAATGTTGGGTTTTGGAAAGACGTTATTCAAGAGTGAGTACAAAATATCCTTTTGAATATCTAGAAGAAATTACtgatgaagaagaaaggaaaaaatattattttgatgTTTCTTGTGCagataaatatatgctTGGAATTGTTTTTATAGCTATTTGGAATAATAGTTATTTATGGTATATATCAGATCCAATAATAgatttaaattatttaaaatacaAGAAGTGTAATATgaattttaataaaatatggaCCACCTTTTTTTGGCCTAAAAAATTGAAGATAATTCTAAGG cAATTATTGGATTTAGATCGTAggaaaaatttaaatttaaatgattTGATTAATGATCCTTGGTTTACTAGATAA
- a CDS encoding serine/threonine protein kinase, FIKK family: MLILYFYLIILLIIKSNIHSELYTYNIKLRHLNENSLEHEKNVENFFSRIVNKIHKGKKTKCNIIKYIKEIVHKNKLYKKINFCKDFSSDEKDDEITKVRKEKKYIKGIKNCSYLPDYISDNFEKGISYKNKLEEEYMSVENVFNWELGKESLKKRLGCINNFQINGVYYKNWILKNITFGNSSNPYHSSKNVYKGIIPINNNYNVDEVKVFIKKIPIDKWLTQYEKMELYNGEYVLNGENYVMEAVVSAFLSDYHPGISPYFYKLLYEPVDSNESENENRSDENIIPNLNVFNDILKEQNKLKRMSNIVMVFEFFGEDLDCYIKKMCIKGYSTLGRKGKKKIMLSSLKLINRLHKIGLCHLDISLENILMKDNYEMRICDFAKCTPRYTYNLRHLRNPNGLCLFESCIPTIGKIEYIPPECLEIEKIYKEHKVKEPFSYLKTIIDQEERKKYYFDVTSADNYMLGILFILIWVYHFFWDKADASVDKEYAEFARVNMDFHEVEKTYYWPDGIKFIIQQLLYFEYRKDLDLNDLINHPWFTTEEYWFPKLFSFSLTYFK; encoded by the exons ATGctaattttatatttttacttgATA attttgttaataataaaaagtaatataCATTCAGAattgtatacatataatataaaattaagaCATTTGAATGAAAATAGTTTGGaacatgaaaaaaatgtagaaaatttttttagtCGAATAGTAAATAAAATTCATAAAGGTAAAAAAACgaaatgtaatattataaagtatataaaagaaatagttcataagaataaattatacaagaaaataaatttttgCAAAGATTTTTCAAGTGATGAAAAAGATGATGAAATAACTAAGGTTaggaaagaaaaaaaatatattaaaggaataaaaaattgttcCTATTTACCAGATTATATTTCAGATAACTTTGAAAAAGGAATatcttataaaaataaattggAAGAAGAATATATGTCAGTCGaaaatgtttttaattGGGAGTTGGGTAAAGAGtccttaaaaaaaagattaggttgtataaataattttcaaataaatggtgtttattataagaattggatattgaaaaatataacttTTGGAAATAGTAGTAATCCATACCATTCAtcaaaaaatgtatataaagGCATTATCcctataaataataattacaatGTGGATGAAGTTAAagtatttattaaaaaaattccTATAGATAAATGGTTAACTCAGTATGAAAAAATGGAATTATATAATGGCGAATATGTATTGAATGGAGAAAATTATGTAATGGAAGCAGTCGTATCAGCTTTTTTAAGTGATTATCACCCTGGTATATCaccatatttttataaattattatatgaaccGGTTGATTCTAATGAAAgtgaaaatgaaaatagatcagatgaaaatattattccaaatttaaatgtattcaatgatatattaaaagaacaAAACAAACTTAAACGTATGAGTAATATTGTGATGGtatttgaattttttgGTGAAGATTTAgattgttatataaaaaagatgtGTATTAAAGGTTATTCCACCTTAGGtagaaaaggaaaaaaaaaaattatgcTTTCCtctttaaaattaattaatagATTACACAAAATTGGATTATGTCACCTGGATATTTCActtgaaaatatattaatgaaaGATAATTATGAAATGCGTATATGTGATTTTGCTAAATGTACACCTAGGTACACCTATAATTTGAGACATTTAAGAAATCCTAATGGTTTATGTCTTTTTGAATCTTGTATACCTACGATTGGAAAAATTGAATATATCCCACCTGAATGTTTGGAAATTGAAAAGATATACAAAGAACATAAGGTGAAGGAACCcttttcatatttaaaaacaaTTATAGACCaagaagaaagaaaaaaatattatttcgATGTTACATCTGCcgataattatatgttagGGATATTGTTTATACTTATATGGGTTTATCACTTTTTTTGGGATAAAGCGGATGCTTCAGTGGATAAAGAATATGCAGAATTTGCAAGGGTAAATATGGATTTCCATGAAGTTGAGAAAACATATTATTGGCCAGATGgtataaaatttattattcaG caattattatattttgaatataGAAAGGATCTCGATTTAAATGATTTAATTAATCATCCATGGTTTACTACGGAAGAATACTGGTTTCCTAAGTTATTCTCTTTTAGTCtaacatattttaaataa
- a CDS encoding serine repeat antigen 9, whose product MKVSFTLFFIIYIILNCDVLKCEVESSDSTSFLNSISGQSLSNSDSTVSSSDSRGVGASVSGTVDSDVSRIDSTGNVNVKNPELYETRQNSLEQNNNSNSSDNSIKIKSAFLKENVGVKITGPCDEGFGLVMVPYIIINVDTRNTDIQLGKKSAEINYGIKLRKKGKDEYEEKVGIDLLKNVCETGKNFKFVAYIKGDELIIKWKVIKEENIPIDVKKFKIKTMSPPITSIQVFSSMSDEKSFVLENKNYVVTNNMPEKCEALATNCFLSGNIDIEKCYQCSLLVENDSKYDVCYNFISRENKEKLNEELFKVKGSTEYEESVESELKEAIDLLISSFYKSHGENGENVLISFEDLNSTLEDNIINFCSLLKLVDLSGTFMNHQIGTTVDAFNNIVKLLKEHKEEDELVLRTKLRNPALCMKNVDDWVKSRCGLFTSDDSYVVIKKNYDTDGENENNESNDEQYDGVIDLSTNENGNVKSIHFNDDIYCNDEYCNRWKNENNCISKIGVEDQGNCASSWAFASKLHFETLRCMKGYDHLGISALYLTNCSKGKISKRCTEGGNPSEFLEIVSNSGFLPTEFDYPYFYALVENSCPSGLNKWINLWEDVKLLDYKYEPNSIGSKGYSVYKSEMFKDNMDEYVKMIKSEIKNKGSVIAYINAESVLTYDFNGKNVLNMCGSKTTDHSINVIGYGHYKNKEGEEKSYWLVRNSWGYYWGDEGNFKVDMYGPSNCNYHFINTVLVFNIDIPMMNNNENNKKGLYNYFPKYTHEFYHNFYDHNFGSDNKISLINSNGSNKNDANNAYTVHGQSGETEVQHSQLRSTANQDSNRGAVTSDPLRTQPETTSTSVKKMDVFQVLKHVKNSKIKVGLIKYDNDDEIGAHHSCTRAYSFDPEKYDECVEFCRKNWEQCKDKPSPGFCLTKLDETKGCFFCYV is encoded by the exons ATGAAGGTTtcatttacattattttttataatat atattatattaaattgtGATGTGTTAAAATGTGAAGTTGAATCTTCTGATAGTACCAGTTTCTTAAATTCGATTTCTGGTCAGAGTTTATCTAATTCCGATAGTACTGTTTCTAGTTCAGATTCACGTGGTGTTGGTGCATCTGTTTCTGGTACAGTTGATTCTGATGTATCTAGAATAGATTCAACTGGAAATGTAAATGTTAAAAATCCTGAATTATATGAAACAAGACAAAATTCTTtagaacaaaataataattcaaataGTTCAGACAATTCgattaaaataaaatctgcatttttaaaagaaaatgttGGTGTAAAAATTACTGGTCCATGTGATGAAGGGTTCGGTTTGGTTATGGTTccttatataataattaatgtGGACACTAGAAATACTGATATACAATTGGGAAAGAAATCAGCAGAAATAAATTATGGAAtaaaattaagaaaaaaaggaaaagatGAATATGAGGAAAAAGTTGGTATAgatcttttaaaaaatgtatgtGAGACAggaaaaaattttaaatttgttgcatatattaaaggagatgaattaattattaaatggAAAGTTATAAAGGAAgaaa aTATACCAATAGatgtaaaaaaattcaaaataaaaacgaTGAGTCCTCCTATTACTTCCATACAAGTATTTTCTTCCATGTCAGATGAGAAGTCCTTTGTGCTtgaaaacaaaaattatgtCGTAACAAATAATATGCCAG AAAAATGTGAAGCTCTAGCTACTAACTGTTTCTTGAGTGGTAATATAGATATTGAAAAATGCTATCAATGTAGTCTATTAGTTGAAAATGATAGTAAATATGATGTATGctataattttatttctcgtgaaaataaagaaaaattaaatgaagaaCTTTTTAAAGTCAAAGGATCAACTGAATATGAAGAAAGTGTAGAATCTGAACTGAAAGAAGCTATagatttattaatatcatcattttataaatcCCATGGTGAGAATGGTGAAAATGTTTTGATAAGTTTTGAAGACTTAAATAGTACATTAgaagataatattattaatttctGTTCTTTATTAAAACTTGTTGATTTAAGTGGAACATTTATGAATCACCAAATAGGTACTACTGTAGATGCctttaataatattgttaaaCTTTTAAAAGAACATAAAGAAGAAGATGAATTAGTATTACGTACGAAATTAAGAAACCCAGCACTTTGTATGAAAAATGTGGACGATTGGGTTAAAAGTAGATGTGGTTTATTTACATCTGATGATTCATATgttgttataaaaaaaaattatgatacTGATGGAGAgaatgaaaataatgaatcAAACGATGAACAATATGACGGTGTTATTGATTTAAGTACAAATGAGAATGGAAATGTAAAATCGATTCACtttaatgatgatatatattgtaatgATGAATATTGTAATAGATggaaaaatgaaaataattgCATATCAAAGATTGGCGTTGAAGATCAAGGAAATTGTGCTTCCTCATGGGCTTTTGCTTCTAAATTACATTTTGAAACATTAAGATGTATGAAAGGATATGACCATTTAGGAATTTCTGCTTTGTACTTAACTAACTGTTCTAAGGGGAAAATTAGTAAAAGATGTACTGAAGGTGGTAATCCAAGCGAATTTTTAGAAATCGTTTCAAATAGTGGATTTTTACCAACAGAATTTGATTACCCTTACTTTTATGCATTGGTTGAAAATAGTTGTCCAAGTGGTTTAAATAAATGGATAAATTTATGGGAAGACGTAAAATTATTAgattataaatatgaacCTAATTCCATTGGTAGTAAAGGATATTCTGTATATAAAAGTGAGATGTTTAAAGATAATATGGATGAATATGttaaaatgataaaaagtGAAATTAAGAATAAAGGATCTGTAATTGCTTATATAAATGCAGAATCTGTTTTAACTTATGACTTTAATGGAAAAAATGTACTCAATATGTGTGGTAGCAAAACTACAGATCATTCAATAAATGTTATAGGTTATGGccattataaaaataaggaaGGAGAAGAAAAATCATATTGGTTAGTTCGAAATAGTTGGGGATATTACTGGGGAGATGAAGGAAACTTTAAAGTTGATATGTATGGACCATCCAATTGTAATTATCACTTCATTAATACAGTTCTTGTTTTTAATATTGATATTCCAATgatgaataataatgaaaataataaaaaaggattatataattacttCCCAAAATATACACACGAGTTTTATCATAACTTTTATGATCATAATTTTGGTTCggataataaaatatccTTAATTAATAGTAATGGTtctaataaaaatgatgcAAATAATGCCTATACTGTTCATGGACAAAGTGGAGAAACAGAAGTTCAACATTCACAACTTCGATCTACTGCTAATCAAGATTCGAACAGAGGAGCTGTTACCAGTGATCCTTTAAGGACTCAACCAGAAACTACTTCAACTAGTGTTAAAAAGATGGATGTATTCCAAGTATTAAAACATGTCAAGAATAGCAAAATAAAAGTTGGTCtaattaaatatgataatgaCGATGAGATTGGTGCGCATCACAGTTGCACAAGAGCCTATTCATTCGATCCAGAAAAGTATGATGAGTGTGTTGAATTTTGTAGGAAAAATTGGGAACAATGCAAGGATAAACCTTCACCTGGTTTCTGTTTAACAAAATTGGATGAAACCAAAGGTTGCTTCTTTTGTTATGTATAA
- a CDS encoding hypothetical protein (conserved Plasmodium protein, unknown function): MKNSQRFTFIIILLIILIFISSCSNTNGNYKTKNIDPRILQLTTEIEKTKKKFDIIRSLILSGTLFLSLTAMAGIAVHDYYHFLNNTKNTEDAQVQTTYKGI; this comes from the coding sequence atgaaaaacTCCCAACgttttacatttattattatcctCTTAATAatccttatttttatttcatcatGTTCCAATACAAATGGGAActataaaacaaaaaacaTTGACCCCAGAATATTACAATTAACAACGGAAATAGAAAAAACGAAAAAGAAATTTGATATTATACGATCATTAATTCTTTCTGGAACACTTTTTCTGTCTTTAACAGCAATGGCTGGGATAGCAGTACACgattattatcattttcttaataatacaaaaaatacTGAAGATGCTCAAGTACAAACAACATATAAAGGGATATAA
- a CDS encoding putative retrieval receptor for endoplasmic reticulum membrane proteins has product MEETEPQLPNICNKLINTHNYYVDKTTLYIKTRWFTLLGLFITYILRVYYVTGFYVVSYALAIFLLNLFLRFLTPHNIEEIYEQYENENNGLLLPMKQTHETKNPNNPDDKKEFRPFLRKLNEFKFWLYSTRAICISIFCTFFSFLDIPVFWPLLLFYFICLFFATMKQQIKNMIRFKYLPFNTSTKQTYGSVVRGTKNGK; this is encoded by the exons atggagGAAACAGAACCGCAATTACCCAACATTTGTAATAAGTTAATTAATAcacataattattatgtagATAAAAcaacattatatataaaaacaagATGGTTTACTTTGCTTGGTTTGTTTATTACCTATATTCTTAGGGTATATTATGTAACAGGCTTTTATGTTGTTTCTTATGCCTTAGccatttttttattaaatttatttttgagATTCTTAACACCTCATAATATAGAAGAAATATATGAGCaatatgaaaatgaaaataatggtttattattaccaaTGAAACAAACACATGAAACTAAAAATCCAAATAATCCagatgataaaaaagaatttagACCATTTCtaagaaaattaaatgaatttaAATTCTGGTTATATTCTACAAGAGCTATCTGTATATCTATTTTTTGTACCTTTTTCTCATTTCTAGATATACCAGTATTTTGGCctttattacttttttattttatatgctTATTTTTCGCAACTATGAAACAACAAATCAAAAATATGATTAGATTTAAATATCTCCCATTTAATACAT CTACCAAACAAACTTATGGATCGGTAGTGCGTGGGACCAAAAATGGGAAATAA
- a CDS encoding ras-related protein RAB7, putative, which translates to MSNKKRTILKVIILGDSGVGKTSLMNQYVNKKFTNQYKATIGADFLTKETIVDNEQITMQIWDTAGQERFQSLGVAFYRGADCCVLVFDLTNYKTYESLESWKDEFLIQASPKDPENFPFVIIGNKVDETNKRKVQSLKVLQWCKSNNNIPYFETSAKNAINVDQAFDEIARKAMKQEHQEEQIYLPETFALNNQSEQKMYKSRCC; encoded by the exons ATgtcaaataaaaaaagaaccATATTAAAAGTTATAATTCTTGGAGATAGTGg TGTTGGTAAAACATCATTAATGAATCAATATgtgaataaaaaatttacgAACCAGTACAAAGCAACGa TTGGTGCCGACTTTTTAACTAAAGAAACCATAGTTGACAATGAACAAATAACTATGCAG ATATGGGATACTGCAGGACAAGAACGTTTTCAAAGTTTAGGAGTAGCTTTTTATAGAGGTGCAGATTGTTGTGTTTTAGTATTCGATTTGACAAACTACAAAACTTATGAATCTTTGGAATCGTGGAAAGATGAATTTTTAATTCAA GCTAGTCCAAAAGATCCGGAAAATTTTCcttttgttattattggAAATAAAGTTGATGaaacaaataaaagaaaa GTTCAATCATTAAAAGTTTTGCAATGGTGTAAATCAAATAACAATATTCCCTATTTTGAGACAAGTGCAAAAAATGCAATTAATGTTGATCAAGCATTTGATGAAATAGCTAGAAAAGCTATGAAGCAAGAACACCAGGAAGAACAAAT ATATTTACCCGAAACTTTTGCTTTAAATAATCAGAGCGAACAAAAAATGTACAAAAGTCGTTGTTGttaa